A genomic stretch from Kribbella amoyensis includes:
- a CDS encoding PH domain-containing protein, with translation MDDLFVPSDVSWTPVSPKLASVRRVNAAITFGLLGIAGLVVLGLTLDWLYGGLWLVVCLGGLAWSWVLVGRNQRSWKYAEREDELLVSHGILFRQLVVVPYGRMQFVDVAAGPLERAFGIATVELHTATPATDAKIPGLHPDEASRLRDRLSALGQAQAWGL, from the coding sequence GTGGATGACCTCTTCGTACCGTCGGATGTCAGCTGGACGCCGGTCTCGCCGAAGCTCGCCTCGGTCCGCCGGGTGAACGCGGCGATCACGTTCGGGCTGCTCGGGATCGCCGGGTTGGTGGTGCTCGGGCTGACGCTGGACTGGCTGTACGGCGGGCTGTGGCTGGTCGTCTGCCTCGGCGGGCTGGCCTGGTCCTGGGTCCTGGTCGGGCGGAACCAGCGGTCCTGGAAGTACGCCGAGCGCGAGGACGAGCTGCTGGTCAGTCACGGCATCCTGTTCCGCCAGCTGGTCGTGGTGCCGTACGGGCGGATGCAGTTCGTCGACGTGGCCGCCGGGCCGTTGGAGCGGGCCTTCGGGATCGCGACCGTGGAGCTGCACACGGCCACCCCCGCGACGGACGCGAAGATCCCCGGGTTGCATCCGGACGAGGCGAGCCGGTTGCGGGATCGGCTGTCCGCGCTCGGCCAGGCGCAGGCGTGGGGCCTGTGA
- a CDS encoding NADH-quinone oxidoreductase subunit D → MSTERVVGIGAGAAGLDPAYERGGTGTGSELATTDMVLNIGPQHPATHGVLRLRLTLDGERILGCEPIIGYMHRGAEKLFEVRDYRQIIVLANRHDWLSAFANELGVVLAVERMMGLEVPVRAVWLRTLLAELNRILNHLMFLGSYPLELGAITPVFYAFRERETLQSVMEELSGGRMHYMFNRVGGLKEDLPYGWLDRAAAASKAVRGRLPDIENLVLGNEIFHARTKGVGRLSPELITSYGVSGPIARAAGVDADLRRDEPYLAYEELARDGVLRVVTRSDGDCYARFAVLLDQVKVSLDLVDACIDKLASMPAGPVNVRLPKILKVPEGQTYAWTENPLGINGYYLVSRGDKTPWRLKLRSASFNNISVLPEMLPGTVVADMIAILGSMFFVVGDIDK, encoded by the coding sequence ATGAGTACCGAAAGAGTGGTCGGAATCGGTGCCGGGGCGGCCGGGCTGGACCCCGCGTACGAGCGCGGCGGCACCGGAACCGGCTCCGAATTGGCCACCACCGACATGGTGCTCAACATCGGCCCGCAACACCCCGCCACCCACGGCGTCCTGCGGCTGCGGCTGACCCTCGACGGCGAACGCATCCTCGGCTGCGAACCGATCATCGGCTACATGCACCGCGGCGCCGAGAAGCTGTTCGAGGTCCGCGACTACCGCCAGATCATCGTGCTCGCGAACCGGCACGACTGGCTGTCCGCCTTCGCGAACGAGCTCGGCGTCGTGCTCGCCGTCGAGCGGATGATGGGTCTCGAGGTCCCGGTCCGCGCGGTCTGGCTGCGGACCCTGCTGGCCGAGCTGAACCGGATCCTGAACCACCTGATGTTCCTCGGCTCGTACCCGCTCGAACTGGGCGCGATCACGCCCGTGTTCTACGCCTTCCGCGAGCGCGAGACCCTGCAGTCGGTGATGGAGGAACTCTCCGGCGGCCGCATGCACTACATGTTCAACCGCGTCGGCGGGCTGAAGGAGGACCTCCCGTACGGCTGGCTGGATCGCGCCGCCGCCGCGTCGAAGGCCGTCCGCGGCCGCCTCCCCGACATCGAGAACCTTGTCCTCGGCAACGAGATCTTCCACGCCCGGACCAAGGGCGTCGGCCGGCTGAGCCCCGAGCTGATCACGTCCTACGGCGTCTCCGGCCCGATCGCGCGAGCCGCCGGCGTCGACGCCGACCTCCGCCGCGACGAGCCGTACCTCGCGTACGAGGAGCTGGCCCGCGACGGCGTCCTGCGGGTAGTCACGCGATCCGACGGCGACTGCTACGCGCGTTTCGCGGTGCTGCTGGACCAGGTGAAGGTTTCCCTGGACCTCGTCGACGCCTGCATCGACAAGCTCGCCTCGATGCCGGCCGGGCCGGTGAACGTCCGGCTGCCGAAGATCCTCAAGGTGCCCGAGGGACAGACGTACGCCTGGACCGAGAACCCGCTCGGCATCAACGGGTACTACCTGGTCTCCCGCGGCGACAAGACCCCGTGGCGGCTCAAGCTCCGATCCGCCAGCTTCAACAACATCTCGGTGCTGCCGGAGATGCTGCCGGGCACGGTGGTCGCGGACATGATCGCGATTCTCGGCTCGATGTTCTTCGTGGTCGGAGACATCGACAAGTAG
- a CDS encoding inositol monophosphatase family protein yields the protein MTELGRLLEIAEAAVDVAAGVVGARTPGALHFKGDRDMASETDIAVEQAVREYLAKVTPEIGFLGEEEGVRAGEGELSWVLDPIDGTVNYIHGVPLWGISLGLIDGTTSLLGVIDFPDLGRRYKAAQGHGAYRDGERIHVSTVDQLPEALVMAGDFAVGEDAAEKNRARFALLDLLVPRVQRVRMLGTAALHLALVADGSLDASIMFSNKPWDTSGGVVIAREAGALVLDAEGNNHTVASTATVAVTPALSEALIPLIHQATRA from the coding sequence GTGACGGAACTGGGTCGCCTGTTGGAGATTGCTGAGGCGGCGGTCGATGTTGCTGCTGGGGTGGTGGGGGCGCGGACGCCTGGCGCGCTGCATTTCAAGGGCGATCGGGACATGGCTTCCGAGACGGACATCGCGGTGGAGCAGGCGGTGCGCGAGTACCTGGCGAAGGTGACGCCGGAAATCGGGTTCCTCGGCGAGGAGGAAGGCGTTCGTGCGGGGGAGGGCGAGCTGTCGTGGGTGCTCGACCCGATCGACGGCACCGTGAACTACATCCACGGCGTGCCGCTGTGGGGGATCTCGCTCGGCCTGATCGACGGCACCACGTCGCTGCTCGGCGTCATCGACTTCCCGGACCTCGGCCGCCGGTACAAGGCCGCGCAGGGCCATGGGGCGTACCGCGACGGCGAACGCATCCACGTCAGCACGGTCGATCAGTTGCCCGAGGCCCTTGTCATGGCGGGCGACTTCGCGGTGGGCGAGGACGCCGCCGAGAAGAACCGCGCCCGCTTTGCCCTGCTCGACCTGCTGGTCCCGCGGGTCCAGCGGGTGCGGATGCTCGGTACGGCGGCGCTCCACCTCGCCCTGGTCGCGGACGGCAGCCTGGACGCCTCGATCATGTTCAGCAACAAACCCTGGGACACCAGCGGCGGCGTCGTCATCGCCCGCGAAGCCGGCGCCCTCGTCCTCGACGCCGAAGGCAACAACCACACCGTGGCCTCCACCGCCACAGTCGCCGTAACCCCCGCCCTCTCCGAAGCCCTCATCCCCCTCATCCACCAAGCAACACGAGCCTGA
- a CDS encoding DUF3180 domain-containing protein, translating into MSGGPDAGRAPGAGKEPPPGSVRPTSKRLLVAIAVLGAAIGVTIVQVVESGGGVAPTVSWLSLVAWAFLAALLFAAARNTHQRIQVKRERIEPARAVFLLLIGKASAFVGALCTGVYAGFALSFVDAVSSSGPRNRVIAAGVAAVISVLVVTAGLLLERACRIPEDPDENP; encoded by the coding sequence GTGTCCGGCGGTCCCGATGCCGGGCGGGCGCCCGGGGCCGGCAAGGAGCCACCTCCGGGGTCGGTCCGGCCGACCTCGAAGCGGCTGCTGGTGGCGATCGCCGTCCTCGGGGCGGCGATCGGCGTCACCATCGTCCAGGTCGTGGAGTCCGGCGGCGGGGTCGCGCCGACGGTCTCCTGGCTGTCCCTGGTCGCCTGGGCGTTCCTGGCCGCGCTGCTGTTCGCCGCGGCCCGGAACACCCATCAGCGGATCCAGGTCAAGCGCGAACGGATCGAACCGGCCCGCGCGGTGTTCCTGTTGCTGATCGGAAAAGCCAGCGCTTTCGTCGGCGCGTTGTGCACCGGTGTTTACGCAGGGTTCGCGTTATCCTTCGTGGACGCGGTGAGTTCCTCCGGACCCCGCAACCGCGTGATCGCAGCCGGTGTCGCGGCCGTGATCTCTGTGCTGGTCGTCACGGCCGGATTGCTGCTCGAACGTGCGTGTCGCATCCCCGAAGACCCCGACGAGAACCCCTAA
- the folK gene encoding 2-amino-4-hydroxy-6-hydroxymethyldihydropteridine diphosphokinase: protein MTETPSPHVIDADTLSGGLKPIRQVILSLGSNLGDREANLQGAVDALRDTPDVVVVDVSPVYETDPVGGPDESGPYLNIVLLADTTLSVDTLLDRAHAVEQAFGRERSVPGAPRTLDVDLITYGKKTIESDELTVPHPRAHERAFVLAPWLDIEPDAELPGVGLVADLLAQVGTEGVKKLDDPTIELQ from the coding sequence GTGACTGAGACCCCTAGTCCCCACGTGATCGACGCGGACACCCTCAGCGGTGGCCTCAAGCCGATCCGGCAGGTGATCCTGTCCCTCGGCAGCAATCTCGGCGACCGTGAGGCGAACCTGCAGGGCGCGGTCGACGCGCTGCGGGACACCCCCGACGTCGTGGTCGTCGATGTCTCGCCGGTCTACGAGACCGACCCGGTGGGCGGTCCGGACGAGTCCGGTCCGTACCTGAACATCGTGCTGCTCGCCGACACCACGCTGTCCGTGGACACCCTGCTGGACCGCGCGCACGCCGTCGAGCAGGCGTTCGGCCGGGAGCGCAGTGTGCCCGGTGCGCCGCGCACGCTGGACGTCGACCTGATCACGTACGGCAAGAAGACGATCGAGTCCGACGAGCTGACCGTTCCGCACCCGCGGGCGCACGAGCGCGCGTTCGTGCTGGCGCCCTGGCTCGACATCGAGCCGGACGCGGAGCTGCCCGGCGTCGGCCTGGTCGCCGATCTGCTCGCCCAGGTCGGGACCGAGGGCGTGAAGAAGCTCGACGACCCGACCATCGAGTTGCAGTAG
- the folB gene encoding dihydroneopterin aldolase, with translation MSGPEAPPDVIEIRGIRAYGRHGVFAHERADGQEFVVDVRLELDTRPAAASDDLADTVNYGEVAERVHKAIENDPVDLIETLAQRIADLCLDDPRVTGTAVTIHKPSAPISVPFDDVVLTVQRKRREPRD, from the coding sequence ATGAGCGGTCCCGAGGCGCCTCCGGACGTGATCGAGATCCGTGGCATCCGTGCGTACGGACGGCACGGGGTGTTCGCGCACGAGCGGGCCGACGGGCAGGAGTTCGTCGTGGACGTCCGGCTCGAGCTGGACACCCGGCCCGCCGCGGCCTCGGACGACCTGGCCGACACCGTGAACTACGGCGAGGTCGCCGAGCGGGTGCACAAGGCGATCGAGAACGATCCAGTCGACCTGATCGAGACCCTGGCGCAGCGGATCGCGGACCTGTGCCTGGACGATCCCCGCGTCACCGGGACCGCCGTGACGATCCACAAGCCTTCGGCGCCGATCAGCGTGCCGTTCGACGATGTTGTCCTGACCGTGCAGCGCAAACGGAGAGAACCCCGTGACTGA
- a CDS encoding nuclear transport factor 2 family protein has translation MTDERPDGPRRGTEASAETTVLTANTAFYNAFEAGDLDLMAAVWLPEPEPVCIHPGNAAISGYQEMMRAWAMIFANTPYIQFFLTDVQVQVDGDVAYVTCTENVLSSGDGAPEEGFAGGKALATNVFRRTSGGWRLWIHHASPVLSSGGRQEEAE, from the coding sequence ATGACGGACGAGCGGCCGGACGGCCCGCGACGCGGTACCGAGGCGTCGGCCGAGACCACGGTGCTGACCGCGAACACCGCGTTCTACAACGCGTTCGAGGCCGGCGACCTGGACCTGATGGCCGCGGTCTGGCTGCCCGAACCGGAACCGGTCTGCATCCATCCCGGCAACGCGGCCATCTCCGGGTACCAGGAGATGATGCGGGCCTGGGCGATGATCTTCGCCAACACCCCGTACATCCAGTTCTTCCTCACCGACGTCCAGGTCCAGGTGGACGGCGACGTGGCGTACGTCACGTGCACCGAGAACGTGCTGTCGTCCGGTGACGGGGCGCCCGAGGAGGGCTTCGCGGGCGGCAAGGCGCTCGCCACCAACGTTTTCCGGCGAACTTCCGGTGGCTGGCGGTTGTGGATCCACCATGCCTCACCGGTACTGTCGTCTGGGGGTCGACAGGAGGAGGCGGAATGA
- the folP gene encoding dihydropteroate synthase: MGVVNVTPDSFSDGGKWFEPAAAIRHGRELMAEGADLLDVGGESTRPGAERPSQDEEIRRVLPVIETLTAEGALISIDTMRSDVAELALDAGAVMVNDVSGGLADPDMLPLVADRGAAYICMHWRGHSADMQSRAEYDDVVAEVIAELAERIEAVRAAGVDLNKVAVDPGLGFAKNAEHNWEVLRRMREFAVLERPLLIAASRKAFLGRLLADEETGEPRPAVRRDDASAAVSALAAANGAWCVRAHAVAPSADAVRVARRWGAV, from the coding sequence ATGGGTGTCGTCAACGTGACCCCTGACTCGTTCTCGGACGGTGGGAAGTGGTTCGAACCGGCCGCCGCGATCCGGCACGGGCGGGAGTTGATGGCCGAGGGCGCCGACCTGCTCGACGTCGGTGGGGAATCGACCCGGCCGGGAGCGGAGCGGCCCAGCCAGGACGAGGAGATCCGCCGGGTGCTGCCGGTGATCGAGACGCTGACGGCCGAGGGCGCGCTGATCTCGATCGACACGATGCGCTCCGACGTCGCCGAGCTCGCCCTGGACGCGGGTGCGGTGATGGTGAACGACGTGTCCGGCGGCCTCGCCGATCCGGACATGCTGCCGCTGGTCGCGGACCGCGGCGCGGCGTACATCTGCATGCACTGGCGCGGGCACTCCGCCGACATGCAGAGCCGCGCGGAGTACGACGACGTGGTGGCCGAGGTGATCGCCGAACTGGCCGAGCGGATCGAGGCGGTGCGGGCGGCCGGCGTGGACCTGAACAAGGTCGCCGTGGACCCCGGACTCGGCTTCGCCAAGAACGCGGAGCACAACTGGGAGGTACTCCGCCGGATGCGCGAGTTCGCCGTCCTGGAGCGACCCTTGCTGATCGCTGCCTCCCGCAAGGCGTTCCTCGGTAGGCTGCTCGCCGACGAGGAGACCGGTGAGCCCAGACCGGCGGTACGACGAGACGACGCGAGCGCGGCCGTTTCCGCCCTCGCCGCCGCGAACGGCGCCTGGTGCGTCCGGGCCCACGCGGTGGCACCGAGTGCGGACGCGGTCCGGGTGGCGCGCAGGTGGGGAGCGGTATGA
- a CDS encoding S1 family peptidase, producing MARRFRVGAALTGIVALTAAGLIAARGAAADSPVADPEQLLQEQVLKADTVETQLGTRAIGSYLDEAGELVVAVSDETTAALVRAAGAIPQLVPYTAEALQSVQAELDRLATGSSAGKVRAWFVDPRTGTVVVTVPPTARDKITQRFLAKAKENGAKVTIRRSAGVVTPTDDFGLRGGVQVDKNTGYTCSLGFNARTENGSRIFLTAGHCTSGKPSFSRNGYVLGETRSSSFPGNDYGSVSVIDGWDPQGSVERWNGEHVAIQGRSGVTVGASVCKSGKTTKWTCGRVVAKNVTVNYGPNKVVKGLYQHTACVESGDSGGANLTGNYALGITSGAALMDGQCMGKKGQTNESYSQPIGEVLSATGASLVLG from the coding sequence ATGGCACGGCGTTTTCGGGTCGGCGCCGCTCTCACCGGAATCGTCGCCCTGACGGCGGCCGGTCTGATCGCGGCACGGGGCGCAGCAGCGGATTCCCCGGTGGCCGACCCGGAGCAGTTGCTCCAGGAGCAGGTGCTGAAGGCCGACACCGTGGAGACCCAGCTGGGGACCCGGGCGATCGGCAGTTATCTCGACGAGGCCGGTGAGCTCGTCGTCGCGGTGTCCGACGAGACGACCGCGGCCCTGGTCCGGGCGGCCGGCGCGATCCCCCAGTTGGTCCCGTACACGGCCGAGGCGCTGCAGTCGGTGCAGGCCGAGCTGGATCGCCTGGCGACCGGGTCGAGCGCCGGCAAGGTGCGGGCCTGGTTCGTCGATCCACGGACCGGCACCGTGGTGGTCACCGTGCCGCCGACCGCGCGGGACAAGATCACCCAGCGCTTCCTGGCCAAGGCCAAGGAGAACGGCGCGAAGGTGACGATCCGGCGGTCCGCCGGTGTGGTCACCCCGACCGACGACTTCGGCCTGCGCGGCGGCGTCCAGGTGGACAAGAACACCGGCTACACCTGCTCGCTGGGCTTCAACGCCCGGACCGAGAACGGCAGCCGGATCTTCCTGACCGCGGGGCACTGCACGTCCGGCAAGCCGTCGTTCTCCCGCAACGGGTACGTGCTCGGCGAGACCCGTTCGTCGAGTTTCCCGGGCAACGACTACGGCAGTGTCAGCGTGATCGACGGCTGGGACCCGCAGGGCTCGGTCGAACGCTGGAACGGCGAGCACGTCGCGATCCAGGGCCGCTCCGGCGTCACTGTCGGCGCGAGCGTCTGCAAGTCGGGCAAGACCACCAAGTGGACCTGCGGGCGCGTGGTGGCCAAGAACGTGACGGTGAACTACGGCCCCAACAAGGTGGTGAAGGGGCTGTACCAGCACACCGCGTGTGTCGAGTCCGGCGACTCCGGCGGGGCCAACCTGACCGGGAACTACGCCCTCGGCATCACCAGCGGCGCGGCTCTCATGGACGGCCAGTGCATGGGGAAGAAGGGACAGACCAACGAGTCGTACTCCCAACCGATCGGCGAGGTCCTGTCAGCCACAGGCGCCTCCCTGGTCCTGGGTTAG
- the folE gene encoding GTP cyclohydrolase I FolE, whose protein sequence is MTSPKFDHDRAERAIRELLIAIGEDPDREGLKETPARVARSYAEIAGGLGQSAADVLTTTFDLGHDEMVLVKDIEVWSLCEHHLVPFTGVAHVGYIPSAEGRITGLSKLARLVDVYAKRPQVQERLTTQVADSLVELLGPRGVIVVVECEHLCMTMRGVRKPGAKTITSAVRGQLRDPVTRAEAMSLIVG, encoded by the coding sequence GTGACCTCACCGAAGTTCGACCACGACCGGGCCGAACGGGCGATCCGCGAACTGCTGATCGCCATCGGTGAGGACCCCGACCGCGAAGGACTGAAGGAGACCCCGGCCCGGGTGGCCCGCTCGTACGCGGAGATTGCCGGCGGGCTGGGGCAGAGTGCCGCGGACGTCCTCACCACCACTTTCGACCTTGGCCACGACGAGATGGTCCTGGTCAAAGACATCGAGGTGTGGAGTCTCTGCGAGCATCATCTGGTGCCGTTCACCGGGGTGGCGCATGTGGGGTACATCCCGAGTGCGGAGGGGCGGATCACCGGGCTGTCGAAGTTGGCGCGGCTGGTGGACGTGTACGCGAAGCGGCCGCAGGTGCAGGAGCGGTTGACGACGCAGGTCGCCGACTCGCTGGTCGAGCTGCTCGGACCGCGGGGCGTGATCGTCGTGGTCGAGTGCGAGCACCTCTGTATGACGATGCGCGGCGTCCGCAAACCGGGCGCCAAGACGATCACGTCGGCCGTGCGCGGCCAGCTTCGTGACCCGGTCACCCGGGCCGAGGCGATGAGCCTGATCGTCGGCTGA
- the ftsH gene encoding ATP-dependent zinc metalloprotease FtsH, whose protein sequence is MDVKRIFRGPLFWIVVAFLGVLVIGQLLTGSSGYKTEPTGQVVQVIQQATTSNDKVIKSVTLIDPDQEIRVEKTDGTKIRAHWVDGQANSLGQSLQKLYDDKKVERYDVENPKPSFIGQVFSTLIPFLLIAVVFIFLMNSMQGGGSRVMSFAKSKAKLITKDTPKTTFSDVAGCDEAIEELGEIKEFLQEPGKFQAVGAKIPKGVLLYGQPGTGKTLLARAVAGEAGVPFYSISGSDFVEMFVGVGASRVRDLFEQAKTNAPAIVFIDEIDAVGRHRGAGLGGGHDEREQTLNQLLVEMDGFDVRGGVILIAATNRPDVLDPALLRPGRFDRQIAVDAPDLPGREKILKVHARGKPMAENADLEAVARRTPGFTGADLANVLNEAALLTARLNKQQIDKFALDEAIDRVIAGPQRRTRLMSDKEKVLTAYHEGGHALVAAALPHSDPVHKVTILPRGRALGYTMVLPDEDKYSTTRSEMLDKLAYMLGGRAAEEMVFHDPTTGASNDIEKATGLARAMVTQYGMTERLGAIKFGQDSSEPFLGRDLGSQRNYSEEIAAAVDEEVGKLILNAHQEAFDILVENRAVLDSLVEELLEKETLDKGDIARVFAPVIKRDRRPAWTGSSTRVPSDQPPVMPIPTRGDQNGSLSDVIPGGSVGPDEAAHGPNYGGGPTPPAE, encoded by the coding sequence ATGGACGTGAAGCGCATCTTCCGCGGACCCCTGTTCTGGATCGTCGTCGCCTTCCTGGGCGTCCTGGTGATCGGGCAGCTCCTGACCGGCTCGTCCGGGTACAAGACCGAGCCCACCGGCCAGGTCGTCCAGGTGATCCAGCAGGCCACGACGTCGAACGACAAGGTCATCAAGTCGGTCACGCTGATCGATCCCGATCAGGAGATCCGGGTCGAGAAGACCGACGGCACCAAGATCCGGGCGCACTGGGTGGACGGCCAGGCGAACAGCCTCGGCCAGTCGCTGCAGAAGCTGTACGACGACAAGAAGGTCGAGCGGTACGACGTCGAGAACCCGAAGCCGAGCTTCATCGGCCAGGTGTTCTCCACGCTGATCCCGTTCCTGCTGATCGCGGTCGTCTTCATCTTCCTGATGAACTCGATGCAGGGTGGCGGCTCCCGGGTGATGAGCTTCGCCAAGTCGAAGGCCAAGCTGATCACCAAGGACACCCCGAAGACCACGTTCTCCGACGTGGCCGGGTGCGACGAGGCGATCGAGGAGCTCGGCGAGATCAAGGAGTTCCTGCAGGAGCCGGGCAAGTTCCAGGCGGTCGGCGCCAAGATCCCCAAGGGCGTCCTGCTGTACGGCCAGCCGGGTACCGGTAAGACCCTGCTGGCGCGGGCGGTCGCGGGTGAGGCGGGCGTCCCGTTCTACTCCATCTCCGGTTCGGACTTCGTCGAGATGTTCGTCGGTGTCGGTGCCTCCCGGGTGCGCGACCTGTTCGAGCAGGCCAAGACCAACGCGCCGGCGATCGTCTTCATCGACGAGATCGACGCCGTCGGCCGGCACCGTGGCGCGGGCCTCGGCGGCGGCCACGACGAGCGCGAGCAGACCCTGAACCAGCTGCTGGTCGAGATGGACGGCTTCGACGTCCGCGGCGGCGTGATCCTGATCGCGGCCACCAACCGGCCCGACGTGCTGGACCCGGCGCTGCTGCGCCCCGGCCGGTTCGACCGGCAGATCGCCGTCGACGCCCCCGACCTGCCGGGCCGGGAGAAGATCCTGAAGGTGCACGCCCGCGGCAAGCCGATGGCGGAGAACGCCGACCTCGAGGCGGTCGCGCGGCGGACCCCGGGCTTCACCGGTGCCGACCTGGCCAACGTGCTGAACGAGGCGGCCCTGCTGACCGCCCGGCTGAACAAGCAGCAGATCGACAAGTTCGCGCTGGACGAGGCGATCGACCGCGTCATCGCCGGCCCGCAGCGCCGGACCCGGCTGATGTCCGACAAGGAGAAGGTGCTCACCGCGTACCACGAGGGCGGGCACGCCCTGGTCGCCGCGGCGCTGCCGCACTCCGACCCGGTGCACAAGGTGACGATCCTGCCGCGCGGTCGCGCGCTCGGGTACACGATGGTGCTGCCGGACGAGGACAAGTACTCGACCACCCGGTCCGAGATGCTCGACAAGCTGGCCTACATGCTCGGTGGCCGCGCCGCCGAGGAGATGGTCTTCCACGACCCGACCACCGGGGCCAGCAACGACATCGAGAAGGCGACCGGCCTGGCGCGCGCGATGGTCACCCAGTACGGCATGACCGAGCGGCTGGGCGCGATCAAGTTCGGCCAGGACTCGTCCGAGCCGTTCCTGGGTCGCGACCTGGGCAGCCAGCGCAACTACTCCGAGGAGATCGCCGCGGCGGTCGACGAGGAGGTCGGCAAGCTGATCCTGAACGCGCACCAGGAGGCGTTCGACATCCTGGTCGAGAACCGGGCCGTCCTGGACAGCCTGGTCGAGGAGCTGCTGGAGAAGGAGACGCTGGACAAGGGCGACATCGCCCGCGTCTTCGCGCCGGTGATCAAGCGGGACCGGCGGCCGGCCTGGACCGGTTCGTCCACCCGGGTGCCGTCGGACCAGCCGCCGGTGATGCCGATCCCGACCCGCGGCGACCAGAACGGCTCGCTGTCCGACGTGATCCCGGGCGGATCGGTCGGACCGGACGAGGCCGCGCACGGACCGAACTACGGCGGCGGCCCGACCCCTCCGGCGGAGTGA
- the hpt gene encoding hypoxanthine phosphoribosyltransferase produces the protein MDAADIEKDLTEILHSEEEILAKLKELAARIEADYEGKDLLVIGVLKGAVMVMADLARSFSRHVEMDWMAISSYGSGTKSSGVVRILKDLDTDITNRHVLIVEDIIDTGLTLTWLVSNLQSRQPASVEICTAFRKPDAAKMAVPVKYVGFDIPDEFVVGYGLDYAEKYRNLRCVATLAPHVYS, from the coding sequence GTGGATGCGGCGGACATCGAGAAGGACCTGACCGAGATCCTCCATTCCGAGGAGGAGATCCTGGCCAAGCTCAAGGAGCTGGCGGCCCGGATCGAGGCGGACTACGAGGGCAAGGACCTGCTGGTGATCGGTGTCCTCAAGGGCGCCGTGATGGTGATGGCCGACCTGGCCCGGTCGTTCAGCCGGCACGTCGAGATGGACTGGATGGCGATCTCGTCCTACGGCTCCGGGACCAAGTCGTCCGGGGTGGTCCGGATCCTCAAGGACCTGGACACCGACATCACCAACCGGCACGTGCTGATCGTCGAGGACATCATCGACACCGGTCTGACCCTGACCTGGCTGGTCAGCAACCTGCAGTCCCGGCAGCCGGCCTCGGTCGAGATCTGCACCGCGTTCCGCAAGCCGGACGCGGCCAAGATGGCGGTACCGGTCAAGTACGTGGGCTTCGACATCCCGGACGAGTTCGTGGTCGGGTACGGCCTCGACTACGCCGAGAAGTACCGGAACCTGCGCTGCGTGGCCACGCTGGCCCCGCACGTCTACTCCTGA